The DNA window CAGGTCTGACCACAGGAAAGGAAACACCCGTTGAGCCGCGTACTGGTGGTCGAGGACGAGGAGTCGTTCTCCGACGCCCTGTCCTACATGCTCCGCAAGGAGGGCTTCGAGGTCTCCGTCGCCGCGACCGGCACCTCCGCCCTCACCGAGTTCGACCGGACCGGCGCCGACATCGTGCTGCTCGACCTGATGCTGCCGGAGATGTCGGGCACCGAGGTGTGCCGCCAGCTCCGCCAGCGGTCGCACGTCCCGATCATCATGGTCACCGCCCGGGACAGCGAGATCGATAAGGTGGTCGGCCTGGAGATCGGGGCCGACGACTACGTGACGAAGCCGTACTCGCCGCGTGAGCTGGTCGCCCGGATCCGGGCCGTGCTGCGCCGGCAGACCAGCGAGGCGAACGAGACGGGCGCGCCGACCCTGGCCGCCGGCCCGGTCCGGATGGACATCGAACGGCACGTGGTGACCGTCGACGGCGCCGGGGTCCAGCTTCCGCTCAAGGAGTTCGAGCTGCTGGAGCTGTTGCTGCGCAACGCCGGCCGGGTGCTCACCCGGGGCCAGCTCATCGACCGGGTCTGGGGCGCCGACTACGTGGGCGACACCAAGACGCTCGACGTGCACGTGAAGCGGTTGCGCTCCAAGATCGAGCCGGAGCCGTCCGCGCCGCGCTACATCGTCACCGTGCGAGGTCTGGGCTACAAGTTCGAGCCGTGACCGCCCCGCGCGTTAGGAGGGGCCCCTTGTTAACGCATTCTGCATAAGAGGGGCCCCCTCCTCACACCGCTGCATCCGGGTGTTCCGTCACCGGGTGGGTGGGGGTGTCCGGTTCGGGGGTGGTGGGTGGCACGCTGGCGGTGGAATCGGGGCGGGGTGCGGGGCGTTGTAACCCGGTGAACGACCGAGGAAGGCAAGCCCCACGGCCCCGCCCCCGCGGGAATGACCGTGGCCGGCCGGTCGTTGCACACACTCCCGGCGCCGCACCGCGAGCAGCCGGAACCCCCCTGATCTTTTGAGCGCCTGACGGTGCCCACACGCCCCCCGGTGTGTTGACCCCCGAATGGAGCCCCCACCATGAACACGATCCTGCGTAAGAGCATCCTGGGTGTCGCTGGTCTGGCTTTCACCGGTGGTGTGTTCGCCGGTCCGATCGCCGCGCACGCCGACACTCCCGCCCACGCCGCCACGCCGGTCACGGCCGCCGCGAGCGCGCAGGGTGAGCAGTCGAGCATCAGCCTGAACGACGAGCAGACCGCGAACGTGAAGGCGATCGTCGCGGCGACGAAGAAGGCCGGCCTGCCCGAGCGCGCCGCGGTCGTCTCGATCGCCACCGCCCTGCAGGAGTCGAAGCTGGAGAACCTCGGCCACCTCGGCGACAAGAACGACCACGACTCGCTGGGCCTGTTCCAGCAGCGCCCCTCCAGTGGTTGGGGCACGCCCGAGGAGATCACCGACCCCGAGCACGCCACCCTGGCGTTCCTGAAGGGCCTGAAGCAGGTCGACGGCTGGCAGGACATGCCGCTGACCGAGGCCGCCCAGACCGTGCAGGTCAGCGCGTACCCGGACGCCTACGCCCAGTGGGAGAAGCAGGCCACCGACCTGGTCGCCCAGCACTGGACCAAGTAAGACATGCGAAGGCCGGCACCCGTGAACGGGTGCCGGCCTTCAGCGTACGACCTTGACGTTGAACAGCGCCGTGCCCAGCCGGCCGTACAGGCGCAGCCAGATCGGCAGCAGCATCTCGGTGCCCCGTGCCGTGGTGATGTCGCCCAGGTCGATCACGTCGGTGTGGCCGAAGCTGGCGAGCAGTTCGGTGACCACCCCCTTGGCCTCGGCGTCGTCGCCCGACACGAAGACGCTGTGGTCGCCGTCGGCGAGCTGCCGGGGGTGGGTCATCAGATCGGCGGTGAGCGTGTTGAGCGCCTTCACCACCCGGGTACGCGGAAACGCGCGCTGGATCCGCTCGCCGAGCGAGTCGTCGTTGAGCACCGACAGGATCGGTGGGAAGCCCTGGCTGAAGTCGAGCGGGTTGGCGATGTCGAGCAGGATCTTGCCGGCCAGGTTCTCCGCGCCCGCGGCGTCGAGCGCGGGGAGGGAGCCGTCGCCGTTCGTCGCGTTCACCACCAGGTCGGCCCCGGTGGCGGCAAGGACGACCTGGTCCTGGCGTACCTGGACAAGGTCGACCAGGCGTGGTCCGGCGCGTTGCATGCCGCCGCGCGGGCCGCCGGGGACGATCCCCGCGCGCAACTCGTCGGGATGTTCGACGCGCTCACCGGCGCGTGCCGCCGAGAGGGTTACCACGGCTGCGCGTTCATCAACACCGCCGCCGAGTCGCCCGCCGGCAGCCCGGTGCACGCCCGTACGGTCGCGCACAAGAACGCGGTGCGGGCCTGGGTGACCGACCTGGCCCGGCAGGCCGGGGCGGCCGAGCCGGAGCTGCTGGCCCGCCAGCTCACCCTGCTGCTCGACGGTGGCCTGGCCGGCGGTGTGCTCGACGGCGACCCGGCGATCACCGACGCGGCCCGCAGCACCGCCCGCGCCCTGGTCGACGCGGCGCTGCCGAAGCGTTAAGCGGGGCCCCCTCCTCTACCAAAGGCGTTAAGAAGGGGCCCTTCCTTACTCGCTGGCGGGGTGGGGAGCGATCTGGCCCTGGCGTTGGCGGGCGGCGCAGAGTTCGGCCAGTTTCGCGTACGCGGGCGCGCCGATCAGCGCGGTCAGCTCCGGGCCGTAGGAGACGTACATCGGGTCGGCGCCGACGTGCGCGTCGGTGGAGGAGGTGCACCACCAGTCCAGGTCGTGACCGCCGGCGCCCCAGCCGCGCCGGTCGAACTCGGCCAGCGTGGAGATCAGCACCTTGGTGTCGTCCGGTCGCTTGTGCCACTCCTGGTCCCGGCGGACCGGCAGCTGCCAGCAGACGTCGGGCTTGTATTCCAGCGGGTGCACCCCGTCGCGCAGCGCCTGGGCGTGCAGCGCGCAGCCGCCCCCGGCGGGGAAGTCGGCGTCGTTGAGGAACACGCACGGCGCGTCCACGTCCCGGGTGGCGGTGCGCCGGGCCGGTGTCTTGCCGTCGACCGTGTCGTTCTCGGTCCAGTTCTTGAAGCCCCGGCGGAAGTGCTGCCAGGTCTCGGGCGTGAGGCGCTTGACCGCCGCCCGGACCCGCTTCTCGTCGTCGGAGTCGGTGAAGAACGCGCCGTGTGAGCAGCACCCGTCGGCCGCCCGGCCCTTAACGATGCCGTGACAACCCGAGCCGAAGATGCACGTCCAGCGGGAGAGCAGCCAGGTCAGGTCGGCCCGGACGACGTGCTTCGGGTCGGCCGGGTCGGCGAACTCGATCCACTCCCGTGGAAAATCCAGCCCGACCTCGCGGCTGCGCGGGTCGGCCGGGTCGTCAACCAGCACGTGAAGCTCGATCTGCCCTGTCACCCGGACCAGCGTACGCGCGGTCACCCCGGCCGGCCGGCGAGCCGACGAAACGTGTTGCGCCTAGGGTGCTTGCCATGCGACTGGGTGTCCTCGACGTCGGTTCCAACACGGTGCATCTGCTGGTGGTCGACGCCCACCACGGCGCGCACCCCTGGCCGGCGCACTCGGAGAAGGTGGTGCTGCGGCTGGCCGAGCAGATCGGCCCGGACGGCGCGTTGACCGACGCCGGCGCGGACGGGCTGGTCAAGGCGGTCGGCATGGCCCGGGCGGCGGCCGACGGGCTGGGCGCCGAGGACCTGTTGGCGTTCGCCACCAGCGCGGTCCGCGACGCCACCAACGCCGCCGAGGTGCTGGCCCGGGTCCGCGACGAGACAGGGGTACGCCTGGAGGTGCTCTCCGGCGCGGACGAGGCGCGGATGACGTTCCTCGCGGTGCGGCGGTGGTTCGGCTGGTCCGCGGGCCGGCTGCTGGCGCTGGACATCGGCGGCGGCTCGCTGGAGCTGGCCGCCGGCATCGACGAGCACCCGGACGTCGCGATCTCGCTGCCGCTCGGCGCGGGCCGGCTCAGCCGGGAGCGGCTGGCGGTCGACCCGGCCGGTCTGATGCCGCCGCCCGCCGAGGCCGTGGAGGACCTCCGGGAGTACGTGGACGCGCAGCTCGACCCGGTGGTGAAGCAGTTGACCGAGGTGGGCTGGGAGCGTCCGGTGGCCACCTCGAAGACGTTCCGCACGTTGGCCCGGCTGGCCGGCGCCGCGCCGTCCGGCGCGGGTCTGTGGGCCCGGCGCAGCCTGACCCGCACCGGGCTGCGGCAGGTGCTCGGGTTCGTCCGGCACATCCCACCGGCCCACCTGCCCGAGCTGGAGGGGGTCAGCGCGCAGCGGGCGCACCAGCTCCTGGCGGGCGCGGTGGTGGCCGAGGCGGTGATGCGCCGGCTGGACGTGGACAGCCTGGACATCTGCCCCTGGGCGTTGCGCGAGGGGGTCATCCTGCGCCGGTTGGATCAGCTCGCGCCGATGTGATCCGCGCGGCCGCTCTGGGCGCTTTGCGGCTGCTCGTCCCGATGCTTGCCGACGGGTGCGGTTACCCTGAGGGGTGTGACTTCCCGCGTCCCGGTGCTCCTCTCCACGTCCTCGGTCTTCCCGGAACGGACCGCGGCGGCTTTCCAGCTCGCTTCGGCGCTCGGTTACGACGGCGTCGAGGTGATGGTCTGGACCGACCCGGTGAGCCAGGACGCGGGCGCGCTGCGCGGCCTCTCCGAGCACTACGACGTGCCGGTGCTCTCGGTGCACGCGCCCTGCCTGCTGGTCACCCAGCGGGTGTGGAGCCCCGACCCGTGGGAGCGGCTGCGGCGGGCCGCCGAGCTGGCCGAGACGCTGGAGGCGCCCACGGTGGTGGTGCACCCGCCGTTCACCTGGCAGCGTGACTACGCGCGCACGTTCGCCGACGGGCTGGACGCCATCGCCGGGCGGTTCGGCGGCCTCCGCTTCGCCGTGGAGAACATGTTCCCGGTGCGGATGGCCGGCCGGCAGTTCGTGCCCTACGTGCCGGGCTGGGACCCGACCGACACCGGTTACGCCTCCTACACGCTCGACCTGTCGCACTGCGCGGCTTCGCACACCGACGCGCTGGCGATGGCCGACCGGATGGGCGCCGGGCTGGCGCACGTGCACCTGGGCGACGGCACCGGCGAGGGCCGCGACGAGCACCTGGTGCCCGGTCGGGGCGGTCAGCCCTGCGCGGAGCTGCTCCGGTCACTGGCCGGGCGCGGCTTCACCGGCTCGGTCGCGGTGGAGGTGACCACCCGAGGTGCGAAGAGCCGCGCGGTGCGCGAGTCGGATCTGCGCGAGTCGCTGGAGTTCGCCCGGGCGAACCTGACCGCGCCCTCACCCGTCGACGTCTGACGGCGCGGCGGCGTCCGGCCGGGGTCGACGGCGGTCAGGTCACCGGGGCCAGCGGCTGGGCCGGGACGGCCTGCTCGCCGACCGCGGCACGCTTGCGGGCCCGGTGCGCGGCCACGTGCGAGCGGGTGGCGCAGCGCTCGGAGCAGAATCGCCGGCAGCAGTTGGACGAGGTGTCCAGGTAGACGTTGCCGCAGCGCTCGTCCGCGCAGACGCCGAACCGGGCGCTGCCGTATTCGCAGAGCCACACGGACAGGCCCCAGACGGCGCCGGCCAGGTATTCGGCGGAGACCGACGCGCCCCGGCTGGTCACGTGCATGTGCCAGTCGGAGGAGTCGTGGCCGGAGATGCGCGGCTGCACCGGGAACGCCTCCAGCAGCGCGTTCAGCTCGGTCACCGCGTCGGCGTCCCGACCCGAGGTGCCGTACTCGAAGACGTCCCGCAGACGCTTCTGGGCCCGCCGGAAGATCGCCAGGTCCCGTTCCGCGACCTCGTCGCGCATCCAGGCGTTCTCGTCCGGGAAGAGGGCCCGCAGGCCGTCGAGGTCGTCCAGCCGGGCGTTGACGAGCTCGACCCCGGTCCGGGCGTACGCGTCGAAGTTCACGACACCAACGGTAGACGACTCAGGCCGGGCGTGGCGCGTCGATGTAGTGGGGCAGGAACCGCGCGTAACCGTCCGTGATGAGGCTCTCGCTCTCGCGAATGCCGACCCCGGCCGACCCGCCGTCCACGATCCAGCTCCCGAGCACCGTGTGGCCGCCCCCGAACTGGGGCAACGCTCGGAACTCCTGGAAGCAGAAGCCCTCGTCACCATAGATCCCCGGGTTGGTGATCTCGGTTTCGGCGGTCACGATGCGTACCGAGCCGCCCTCGCGGCCGAGCAGCGGCTTGGCCACGTACTCGGTCATTCCACGCGGCGAGTCGAGGTAGGCCGGCAGCAGGTAGTCGTGCCCGGGATACAGCTCCCAGAGCACCGCCAGCAGCGCCTTGTTCGACAGCAGCAGCTTCCAGGCCGGTTCGATCCAGGTGGTCGGGGTGCCCGGGTCGAGCGCCGGTGGCCCGTACGGCTCGGCGAGCATCCACTCCCACGGGTAGAGCTTGAAGCAGGTGGTGATCGGCCGGTCGTCGGCGTCGACGAAGCGTCGCCCGTCCCAGCCGACCCGCTGGATCGGCATCAGCGTCACGTCCAGCCCGGCCTGGCGGGCGGTCTCGGCCAGGTAGCCGGCGGTGATCTGGTCTTCGCCCGACTCCTCCTCGTTCGACCAGACCACGTGCGCCCGGGGCTCGTGCAGCCCGGCGCCGATCCTGGCCCACGCGCCGACCAGCCGCTCGTGCAGGCTGTTCCACTGGTCCGCGTCCGGACGGGTCTGCTCCAGCCAGTACCACTGCACGATGCTCGCCTCGACCAGCGCGGTCGGGGTGTCCGCGTTGTATTCCAGCATCTTCGGCGGCCAACTGCCGTCGTACCACAGGTCGAACCGGCCGTAGAGCGTCGGCGGGCCCTCCCGCAGCGAGCGGGCGATCGCCTCGGCGGCCCACTCCGGGATGCCGAACTCGGCGTGCCGGCGGCGGGCCACCACGTGCTCGGCGGCGGCCACCGACATCCGGTGCAGCTCCTCGGTCGCCTCCTCCAACCGCAGCACCTCGTCCAGCGTGAAGGCGTACGCGGCGGTCTCGTCCCAGTACGACATGATCTCGCCGTCGGGCAGCTCGGTGTCGACGTACACCAGGCCCTGGGCCCGGATGGTGTCGTCCCAGTCGGGGCGCGGCGTGCTCGCCTCGCGGCGCACGTCAGCCGCCGCAGGAGGCGAGGTGGGAGCCGAAGCCGCCGCGCTCGGGCAGCGCGGCGGCCAGGGCGGTGTCGCCGCGCGCGGCGGTGGCCGGCGCGGGAACCCGCAGCGCCACCGCGACGGTGTCGCCGCCCCCGCCGGCCGGGCCGAGCGCGCAGTCGTCATCGTCGTCGTCGTAGCCGTTGTTGCAGCCGGAGAGCGCGAGCGCCAGCGCGGTGAGCGCGCCGAGCTGCACCGTGGCCGAGCGGAGCCGGCGTCGGGGGTGTCGTTCCACGTGAACGTTGTAGCCGACCGTCGCTACTTCGGCTGCCCGGCGGGGGGTCGGGGGTGGGCGTTACGCTCGGCTCATGCTCCGTTCCGTCATCCTCGCCGCCTCCCGGTCATCCCAGGTGGAGCGGCTCGTCGCGACGGCCCCGTTCACCCGGGACGTCGTCCGCCGGTTCGTCGCCGGCGCCGGCACCGACGACGCGCTGCGCGCGACCCGCGCACTCGTCGCCGACGGCCAAGCGGTCACCCTCGACTATCTGGGTGAGGACACCACCACCGGTGAGCAGGCGAACGCCACCCGGGACGAATACCTCAGACTGCTGCGTCTGCTCGGCGCCGCCGGGCTCACCCCGGCCGCCGAGGTCAGCGTGAAGCTGTCCGCGCTCGGCCAGGCGTTCGACGAGCAGTTCGCGTACGACAACGCGCGGCAGATCTGCGCGGCGGCCGACGCGGTCGGCACCACTGTCACCCTGGACATGGAGGACCACACCACCACCGACTCGACGCTGGACATCCTGGCCAAGCTGCGCAAGGACCACCCGGGGACCGGGGCGGTGCTCCAGGCTTACCTGCGGCGGACCGAGTCGGACTGCCGCGAGCTGTCCGCCGCCGGGTCGCGGGTGCGGCTGTGCAAGGGCGCCTACAAGGAGCCCGAGTCGGTGGCCTACCAGTCCGCCCGCGAGGTGGACAAGTCGTACGTGCGCTGCATGAACGTGCTGATGGCCGGCGACGGCTACCCGATGCTCGCCACCCACGACCCGCGCCTGATCGCCATCGGCGAGGACCGGGCGCGCTGGTTCGACCGCGACCCGGGCCGGTTCGAGTTCCAGATGCTCTACGGCATCCGCCCGGAGGAGCAGGCGCGCCTGGTCGGTGAGGGCTACACCGTGCGCACCTACGTCCCCTACGGCGACCAGTGGTACGGCTACC is part of the Micromonospora sp. WMMD980 genome and encodes:
- a CDS encoding response regulator transcription factor; this translates as MSRVLVVEDEESFSDALSYMLRKEGFEVSVAATGTSALTEFDRTGADIVLLDLMLPEMSGTEVCRQLRQRSHVPIIMVTARDSEIDKVVGLEIGADDYVTKPYSPRELVARIRAVLRRQTSEANETGAPTLAAGPVRMDIERHVVTVDGAGVQLPLKEFELLELLLRNAGRVLTRGQLIDRVWGADYVGDTKTLDVHVKRLRSKIEPEPSAPRYIVTVRGLGYKFEP
- a CDS encoding CGNR zinc finger domain-containing protein, encoding MNFDAYARTGVELVNARLDDLDGLRALFPDENAWMRDEVAERDLAIFRRAQKRLRDVFEYGTSGRDADAVTELNALLEAFPVQPRISGHDSSDWHMHVTSRGASVSAEYLAGAVWGLSVWLCEYGSARFGVCADERCGNVYLDTSSNCCRRFCSERCATRSHVAAHRARKRAAVGEQAVPAQPLAPVT
- a CDS encoding proline dehydrogenase family protein — encoded protein: MLRSVILAASRSSQVERLVATAPFTRDVVRRFVAGAGTDDALRATRALVADGQAVTLDYLGEDTTTGEQANATRDEYLRLLRLLGAAGLTPAAEVSVKLSALGQAFDEQFAYDNARQICAAADAVGTTVTLDMEDHTTTDSTLDILAKLRKDHPGTGAVLQAYLRRTESDCRELSAAGSRVRLCKGAYKEPESVAYQSAREVDKSYVRCMNVLMAGDGYPMLATHDPRLIAIGEDRARWFDRDPGRFEFQMLYGIRPEEQARLVGEGYTVRTYVPYGDQWYGYLMRRLAERPANLAFFGRAVMSKK
- a CDS encoding NADP oxidoreductase, producing the protein MRAGIVPGGPRGGMQRAGPRLVDLVQVRQDQVVLAATGADLVVNATNGDGSLPALDAAGAENLAGKILLDIANPLDFSQGFPPILSVLNDDSLGERIQRAFPRTRVVKALNTLTADLMTHPRQLADGDHSVFVSGDDAEAKGVVTELLASFGHTDVIDLGDITTARGTEMLLPIWLRLYGRLGTALFNVKVVR
- a CDS encoding sugar phosphate isomerase/epimerase: MTSRVPVLLSTSSVFPERTAAAFQLASALGYDGVEVMVWTDPVSQDAGALRGLSEHYDVPVLSVHAPCLLVTQRVWSPDPWERLRRAAELAETLEAPTVVVHPPFTWQRDYARTFADGLDAIAGRFGGLRFAVENMFPVRMAGRQFVPYVPGWDPTDTGYASYTLDLSHCAASHTDALAMADRMGAGLAHVHLGDGTGEGRDEHLVPGRGGQPCAELLRSLAGRGFTGSVAVEVTTRGAKSRAVRESDLRESLEFARANLTAPSPVDV
- a CDS encoding glutathionylspermidine synthase family protein, which encodes MRREASTPRPDWDDTIRAQGLVYVDTELPDGEIMSYWDETAAYAFTLDEVLRLEEATEELHRMSVAAAEHVVARRRHAEFGIPEWAAEAIARSLREGPPTLYGRFDLWYDGSWPPKMLEYNADTPTALVEASIVQWYWLEQTRPDADQWNSLHERLVGAWARIGAGLHEPRAHVVWSNEEESGEDQITAGYLAETARQAGLDVTLMPIQRVGWDGRRFVDADDRPITTCFKLYPWEWMLAEPYGPPALDPGTPTTWIEPAWKLLLSNKALLAVLWELYPGHDYLLPAYLDSPRGMTEYVAKPLLGREGGSVRIVTAETEITNPGIYGDEGFCFQEFRALPQFGGGHTVLGSWIVDGGSAGVGIRESESLITDGYARFLPHYIDAPRPA
- a CDS encoding Ppx/GppA phosphatase family protein, which translates into the protein MRLGVLDVGSNTVHLLVVDAHHGAHPWPAHSEKVVLRLAEQIGPDGALTDAGADGLVKAVGMARAAADGLGAEDLLAFATSAVRDATNAAEVLARVRDETGVRLEVLSGADEARMTFLAVRRWFGWSAGRLLALDIGGGSLELAAGIDEHPDVAISLPLGAGRLSRERLAVDPAGLMPPPAEAVEDLREYVDAQLDPVVKQLTEVGWERPVATSKTFRTLARLAGAAPSGAGLWARRSLTRTGLRQVLGFVRHIPPAHLPELEGVSAQRAHQLLAGAVVAEAVMRRLDVDSLDICPWALREGVILRRLDQLAPM